A region from the Vanacampus margaritifer isolate UIUO_Vmar chromosome 5, RoL_Vmar_1.0, whole genome shotgun sequence genome encodes:
- the LOC144052329 gene encoding uncharacterized protein LOC144052329 isoform X5 produces MCRATIISSLFGWKYSRIYCTVVAMVEGCRDNFMKCLLWLLVSRVLHPVYAGNISQYVQERPSCQPGFYCLPDSVIPIPCPRGTYGPAADGVSIESCLKCPPHHYCPKPGLSAFLPCGPVAQQPLSGQDACICPGEGQNFQRIDGQCQCTLDYQPANSEDVCVHKVYSICRDGKTRTQRGDCLDRHEWSLHCRTQVCPSAEDYEGYNGELGLCVCTEPPGRAACGSLCRKRPATELKLQCKSNGELELVLGSDSQVSAFSATVLETLFHRWDSHGSLQCDNHLIPSRPVYIVQTSEAGFLGILGGGIPEELQQLFSSLSPPEASVPPLVMRVMENISSDGESINNRKKWESRESLTGIFNPTTCLHLGDVLLFTVTTRDYPQYDIDNLYNTNSDFDWGALRKLKEELTMSWTPPGFFSIVFNQPGVYVFRLSSHHYKRMYVRVMAAGGQCYEPGSFFSTIPRHMTRVGIRKRGNLLLRPDWLVTGGLLFGAALILCLCVIVLILFHEYGWPEKKPIRARYHSRQMAYHMEDYASKGSRVISQMKIHRKQQAAIRLTSIQPEPSEEFWDYEHQVDLEAFSSSTFYNLLLKHSVSVTARLGQLTTEVKELYQGVLEKLWLLHPRLVDEESTGDVYDKTRREVEKEVVRRRSLAAHLKTLLHTQLQVLRREQQAQQKVHSVFTAQVRECTRILGKISQTSYGQRHQNLIQRLRSLVGEMGVLVSAECQRQGSWGLLGEGTGAKLLCPDTGTVLSKDSIFGSDGSLRDCCPAHFDAVTGLIRPNAHSHMLLSSGHTMAVPPDFFLHPQTGHVLPIAGNVAYDPESSTLVFTTDLCAGDNRKWESPLIPFIPYPTSCHSNQPLPNIRLRGLRPGQKLQLGAPMADTDTGVPVPILAVTIQPQTGLVYPLGKTHICPITRLPQPVQIGYPMLDPRTGNVVLTVGISLDLVTGVVLPVGGVLLGEPFMEPLSGRMARVGGASIRAGQLVPHAGGYQTLLDNKVLAVMFKIVELLRPLSEELVSELALQLHQGCGWQDRLGAVAEELHLHWRRSQHCQLQLQTRLEILLDTSVGLHQDGGSLGEMPVSSSDIPVPALLGMDYPDPMGSGLSVPVLGYRAGLISGRTIGLAGTMEDPDGNGMVAIRYGSQAVDPVTAVLAPVVGARLDVLTDTVVPITASYWQALADQTDSMQVEALEREVCARNTYWQQQMRREEDILSDLDSAVFRCFLRVMEVGCHHEPQVQWSGRSLREAAVEMYDLAQSEAQRRVAQRANLALILPPHVLNILSLVDEEEWDQHCVWYTELVSGLDMMDLCMEQLQQDQDKWSTQRGEEWTASVHVMLFVFNLSPQDREPRPGEIWEQCSSRLSDLDVALIKLHFVRHLSKLRADTAQEVLRGNFWYKEYGLIRLCRPKPSGNLMSLLQRKILPLLDRMNQRFVGDKQQVNLNANLSHQHAFSIDLQPDREEEWTKLLELSPLFKLLKGLEQELKEKSANIFVDDLECQWECEGELIPLSPSSLNPREFLVYQHGLFLMHTLNALQLVCSISLVQTISRYAVLYLFMRCSHGRHTNMDVLCFPPQTPTVSLQIAASLPDNNYYNNAFRNSFFYQEADETLFVRRQRLHSVGGFSLLLLHCLSHIATKDLINDSAPAFGRLFCKVLQASLGELFQAKLGLGVSAQEAHWSFWDDKSLQGRSKSFIPQSCGESSASLPQPSSGMEELGQKHKEASRVSQLEGVLRRRTSVAEEGRKHPL; encoded by the exons ATGTGCAGAGCCACAATTATTAGTAGTTTGTTTGGATGGAAGTATAGCAGGATATACTGTACAGTCGTCGCCATGGTGGAAGGATGCCGTGACAATTTCATGAAGTGTCTTTTGTGGCTGTTGGTTTCCCGTGTTCTGCATCCTGTTTATGCGGGGAATATCAGCCAATATGTCCAAGAGAGGCCATCCTGTCAACCTG GTTTTTACTGCCTACCGGATAGCGTCATTCCAATCCCTTGTCCAAGGGGTACCTATGGGCCTGCTGCAGACGGTGTATCAATAGAAAGCTGTCTAAAGTGTCCTCCTCATCATTACTGTCCCAAACCGGGTTTGTCTGCATTCCTCCCATGTGGACCTGTGGCTCAGCAGCCTCTGTCTGGCCAGGACGCCTGTATCTGCCCAGGAGAGGGACAGAACTTTCAG AGAATTGACGGGCAGTGCCAATGTACCCTCGACTATCAACCGGCCAACAGTGAAgatgtgtgtgtacataaagTGTACAGCATCTGCAGGGATGGAAAAACACGCACTCAGCGTGGCGACTGTTTGGACCGACATGAGTGGTCACTTCACTGCAGGACACAG GTGTGTCCATCTGCAGAAGACTATGAGGGTTACAACGGAGAGCtaggtctgtgtgtgtgcacagaACCTCCTGGGAGAGCTGCGTGTGGGAGCTTATGTAGGAAAAGGCCTGCAACTGAGTTGAAACTCCAGTGCAAGTCCAATGGAGAACTGGAGCTGGTATTGGGTTCTGACAGTCAg GTGTCGGCCTTCTCTGCCACCGTGCTGGAGACGCTCTTTCATCGGTGGGATTCCCACGGGAGCCTGCAGTGTGACAACCATCTCATCCCTTCACGCCCTGTTTACATTGTTCAGACAAGCG AAGCGGGCTTCCTCGGCATCCTTGGCGGCGGCATCCCGGAGGAACTTCAGCAACTGTTTTCGTCCCTTTCGCCACCTG AAGCTTCGGTCCCTCCGTTGGTCATGCGCGTAATGGAAAATATCAGCAGTGATGGTGAGAGCATAAATAATCGTAAAAAGTGGGAATCAAGGGAAAGTCTCACTGGAATTTTCAACCCAACAACATGTCTCCACCTGGGTGATGTTCTACTGTTCACTGTCACCACTCGTGACTATCCTCAATATGATAT TGACAACCTGTACAACACAAACAGCGATTTTGACTGGGGTGCTTTGAGAAAACTGAAAGAGGAGCTGACTATGTCCTGGACACCTCCCGGCTTCTTCTCCATCGTCTTTAACCAGCCCGGAGTTTATGTTTTTAGATTGAGCAGCCATCATTACAAACGCATG TACGTGCGGGTGATGGCTGCGGGCGGCCAATGTTACGAGCCAGGGTCTTTCTTCTCAACAATTCCACGTCACATGACAAGAGTGGGCATCAGGAAGAGAGGAAACCTCTTACTCCGTCCCGACTGGCTGGTGACGGGAGGACTTCTGTTTGGAGCTGCCCTCATCTTGTGTTTATGCGTGATAGTCTTG ATCCTTTTCCATGAGTATGGGTGGCCCGAGAAGAAGCCAATCAGAGCGCGGTATCACTCACGGCAGATGGCCTATCACATGGAAGATTACGCATCAAAGGGTTCAAGGGTGATCTCGCAAATGAAAATTCACAGAAAACAACAAGCTGCAATCAGGCTGACTTCCATTCAACCag AGCCATCGGAGGAGTTTTGGGATTACGAGCACCAGGTGGATCTGGAGGCCTTCAGCAGCAGCACTTTCTACAATTTGCTTCTCAAACACAGCGTGTCGGTCACCGCTCGGCTGGGACAGCTCACCACCGAG GTCAAGGAGCTTTATCAGGGTGTTCTTGAGAAACTATGGCTGCTCCACCCACGCTTGGTGGATGAGGAGAGCACGGGTGATGTTTACGATAAGACGAGGAGGGAGGTGGAGAAGGAGGTGGTCCGCAGGAGGTCTTTGGCTGCACACTTGAAGACGCTGCTCCACACTCAGCTGCAG GTTTTGAGGCGAGAGCAGCAGGCGCAGCAGAAGGTCCACAGTGTGTTCACGGCTCAAGTGCGAGAATGCACCAGAATACTGGGCAAGATCAGCCAGACATCTTATGGACAGCGTCATCAAAA TTTGATCCAGCGGTTAAGGTCCCTGGTGGGTGAGATGGGGGTGCTGGTATCAGCAGAATGCCAGCGCCAGGGGTCCTGGGGGCTCTTGGGTGAAGGCACAGGGGCCAAGCTGCTCTGTCCTGACACAGGCACTGTGCTAAGCAAAGACAGCATCTTTG GTTCTGATGGGTCCTTGCGAGACTGCTGCCCAGCTCATTTTGACGCAGTCACTGGCCTCATTCGACCAAATGCTCACAGCCACATGTTGCTGAGTAGTGGTCACACTATGGCGGTTCCTCCGGATTTCTTCTTGCATCCACAGACAGGCCATGTTCTTCCCATTGCCGGAAATGTGGCCTATGACCCGGAAAGCTCTACTTTGGTGTTCACAACTGATTTATGTGCAG GAGACAACAGGAAATGGGAAAGTCCTCTTATTCCTTTCATTCCATACCCAACCTCCTGCCACTCGAACCAACCTCTGCCCAACATTCGGCTCAGAGGCCTCCGACCAGGTCAAAAACTGCAGCTAGGTGCTCCCATGGCAGACACTGACACTGGGGTCCCAGTACCTATTCTAGCTGTTACCATCCAGCCACAAACGGGTCTGGTCTACCCACTGGGAAAGACACATATATGCCCCATCACCCGTTTGCCACAACCTGTCCAGATCGGCTATCCTATGCTGGATCCTCGGACTGGAAACGTTGTGCTGACTGTCGGCATCAGTCTAGATCTGGTGACAG GTGTTGTGCTGCCAGTAGGGGGAGTCCTGCTAGGTGAGCCCTTTATGGAGCCTCTGAGTGGGAGGATGGCTAGAGTGGGAGGTGCGAGCATCCGAGCCGGGCAGCTGGTACCTCATGCAGGAGGATACCAAACTCTTTTAGACAACAAG GTTCTGGCGGTCATGTTCAAAATAGTAGAGCTCCTGAGGCCCCTGAGTGAGGAGTTGGTGTCAGAACTGGCTTTGCAGCTCCATCAAGGATGTGGTTGGCAAGATCGTCTTGGCGCAGTGGCCGAGGAGCTCCATCTGCACTGGAGGAGGAGTCAGCATTGCCAGCTGCAGCTGCAGACAAGATTGGAGATCCTGCTGGACACCTCAGTGGGCCTGCATCAGGATGGAGGCTCTCTAG GAGAAATGCCTGTGTCAAGCTCAGACATACCAGTACCTGCCTTACTGGGGATGGACTACCCTGACCCAATGGGATCTGGTCTCAGCGTACCCGTGTTGGGGTACCGGGCTGGCCTCATCTCAGGAAGAACAATAGGGCTGGCAGGGACCATGGAGGATCCCGATGGcaatg GTATGGTGGCGATCCGTTATGGCTCTCAGGCAGTTGACCCTGTAACTGCTGTATTGGCTCCGGTGGTGGGCGCCAGGCTGGATGTTCTCACCGACACAGTCGTACCCATCACGGCCTCCTACTGGCAGGCATTGGCGGATCAAACCGACAGCATGCAG GTGGAGGCTCTGGAGAGAGAAGTGTGTGCGCGGAACACTTACTGGCAGCAACAGATGCGGCGGGAGGAGGACATCCTCTCTGATTTGGACTCGGCTGTGTTCCGGTGTTTTCTCAGAGTGATGGAAGTTGGCTGCCATCATGAG CCGCAGGTCCAGTGGTCAGGCAGGTCGCTGAGGGAAGCGGCCGTGGAAATGTACGACTTAGCCCAGTCTGAGGCCCAGAGGAGAGTGGCCCAGCGCGCCAACTTGGCTCTGATCCTTCCTCCGCATGTATTAAACATCCTCAGCCTGG TGGACGAAGAGGAGTGGGATCAACATTGTGTTTGGTACACTGAGTTGGTGTCAGGCCTGGACATGATGGACTTGTGCATGGAGCAGCTGCAACAAGACCAGGACAAATGGAGCACACAAAGAGGAGAAGAGTGGACAGCGAGTGTCCATGTCATG CTCTTTGTGTTCAATTTGTCACCCCAGGACAGAGAGCCGAGACCGGGAGAGATTTGGGAGCAATGTTCTTCCAGACTGTCAGATTTGGACGTTGCTCTCATTAAGCTGCATTTTGTTCGGCACCTTTCCAAGCTGCGCGCTGACACGGCTCAG GAAGTGTTGCGTGGGAACTTCTGGTACAAAGAATATGGCTTGATTCGGTTGTGTCGGCCAAAACCGAGTGGGAACCTCATGAGTTTGCTCCAAAGGAAGATCTTACCTCTGCTGGACAGAATGAACCAGCGATTTGTGGGTGATAAACAGCAAGTCAATCTCAACGCTAACCTCAGTCACCAGCATGCTTTTAGTATTGACCTGCAGCCAGACAGAG AGGAGGAGTGGACAAAACTGCTTGAACTTTCGCCTCTATTCAAGCTCTTGAAAGGGTTGGAGCAAGAGCTGAAAG AAAAAAGCGCCAACATATTTGTGGACGACCTGGAGTGTCAGTGGGAATGCGAGGGAGAGTTGATCCCATTGAGCCCGTCCAGCCTCAACCCGAGAGAATTCCTGGTGTACCAACATGGACTTTTCCTTATGCACACCTTGAATGCACTGCAGCTTGTTTGTAGCATTTCACTCGTTCAAACCATTTCACGATACGCTgtcctgtatttatttatgaggTGCTCACATGGTAGACACACCAACATGGACGTGTTGTGCTTCCCTCCACAGACTCCAACTGTTTCTCTTCAAATAGCTGCGAGTCTTCCCGATAACAACTACTACAACAATGCCTTCAGGAATTCCTTCTTTTATCAG GAAGCAGATGAGACTCTCTTTGTCCGCCGTCAGAGACTCCATTCTGTTGGGGGCTTttccctgctgctgctgcactgTTTGTCCCATATCGCAACCAAGGACTTGATCAACGATTCCGCCCCTGCCTTTGGAAGACTCTTCTGTAAG GTACTGCAGGCATCTCTTGGGGAGCTATTTCAGGCCAAACTGGGCTTGGGTGTCTCCGCACAGGAAGCCCATTGGTCATTTTGGGATGACAAATCCCTTCAGGGACGCTCAAAATCTTTCATTCCTCAAAGCTGTGGAGAATCCTCCGCTTCTCTGCCACAGCCAAGCAGC GGCATGGAGGAACTCGGACAGAAACACAAAGAAGCGTCTCGGGTTTCTCAACTTGAAGGGGTTCTAAGACGAAGAACCTCAGTGGCAGAGGAAGGCCGAAAGCATCCTTTATAA
- the LOC144052329 gene encoding uncharacterized protein LOC144052329 isoform X1, whose translation MCRATIISSLFGWKYSRIYCTVVAMVEGCRDNFMKCLLWLLVSRVLHPVYAGNISQYVQERPSCQPGFYCLPDSVIPIPCPRGTYGPAADGVSIESCLKCPPHHYCPKPGLSAFLPCGPVAQQPLSGQDACICPGEGQNFQRIDGQCQCTLDYQPANSEDVCVHKVYSICRDGKTRTQRGDCLDRHEWSLHCRTQVCPSAEDYEGYNGELGLCVCTEPPGRAACGSLCRKRPATELKLQCKSNGELELVLGSDSQVSAFSATVLETLFHRWDSHGSLQCDNHLIPSRPVYIVQTSEAGFLGILGGGIPEELQQLFSSLSPPEASVPPLVMRVMENISSDGESINNRKKWESRESLTGIFNPTTCLHLGDVLLFTVTTRDYPQYDIDNLYNTNSDFDWGALRKLKEELTMSWTPPGFFSIVFNQPGVYVFRLSSHHYKRMYVRVMAAGGQCYEPGSFFSTIPRHMTRVGIRKRGNLLLRPDWLVTGGLLFGAALILCLCVIVLILFHEYGWPEKKPIRARYHSRQMAYHMEDYASKGSRVISQMKIHRKQQAAIRLTSIQPEPSEEFWDYEHQVDLEAFSSSTFYNLLLKHSVSVTARLGQLTTEVKELYQGVLEKLWLLHPRLVDEESTGDVYDKTRREVEKEVVRRRSLAAHLKTLLHTQLQVLRREQQAQQKVHSVFTAQVRECTRILGKISQTSYGQRHQNLIQRLRSLVGEMGVLVSAECQRQGSWGLLGEGTGAKLLCPDTGTVLSKDSIFGSDGSLRDCCPAHFDAVTGLIRPNAHSHMLLSSGHTMAVPPDFFLHPQTGHVLPIAGNVAYDPESSTLVFTTDLCAGDNRKWESPLIPFIPYPTSCHSNQPLPNIRLRGLRPGQKLQLGAPMADTDTGVPVPILAVTIQPQTGLVYPLGKTHICPITRLPQPVQIGYPMLDPRTGNVVLTVGISLDLVTGVVLPVGGVLLGEPFMEPLSGRMARVGGASIRAGQLVPHAGGYQTLLDNKVLAVMFKIVELLRPLSEELVSELALQLHQGCGWQDRLGAVAEELHLHWRRSQHCQLQLQTRLEILLDTSVGLHQDGGSLGEMPVSSSDIPVPALLGMDYPDPMGSGLSVPVLGYRAGLISGRTIGLAGTMEDPDGNGMVAIRYGSQAVDPVTAVLAPVVGARLDVLTDTVVPITASYWQALADQTDSMQVEALEREVCARNTYWQQQMRREEDILSDLDSAVFRCFLRVMEVGCHHEPQVQWSGRSLREAAVEMYDLAQSEAQRRVAQRANLALILPPHVLNILSLVDEEEWDQHCVWYTELVSGLDMMDLCMEQLQQDQDKWSTQRGEEWTASVHVMLFVFNLSPQDREPRPGEIWEQCSSRLSDLDVALIKLHFVRHLSKLRADTAQEVLRGNFWYKEYGLIRLCRPKPSGNLMSLLQRKILPLLDRMNQRFVGDKQQVNLNANLSHQHAFSIDLQPDRECRPPSHVTVPSVPEEEWTKLLELSPLFKLLKGLEQELKEKSANIFVDDLECQWECEGELIPLSPSSLNPREFLVYQHGLFLMHTLNALQLVCSISLVQTISRYAVLYLFMRCSHGRHTNMDVLCFPPQTPTVSLQIAASLPDNNYYNNAFRNSFFYQEADETLFVRRQRLHSVGGFSLLLLHCLSHIATKDLINDSAPAFGRLFCKVLQASLGELFQAKLGLGVSAQEAHWSFWDDKSLQGRSKSFIPQSCGESSASLPQPSSGMEELGQKHKEASRVSQLEGVLRRRTSVAEEGRKHPL comes from the exons ATGTGCAGAGCCACAATTATTAGTAGTTTGTTTGGATGGAAGTATAGCAGGATATACTGTACAGTCGTCGCCATGGTGGAAGGATGCCGTGACAATTTCATGAAGTGTCTTTTGTGGCTGTTGGTTTCCCGTGTTCTGCATCCTGTTTATGCGGGGAATATCAGCCAATATGTCCAAGAGAGGCCATCCTGTCAACCTG GTTTTTACTGCCTACCGGATAGCGTCATTCCAATCCCTTGTCCAAGGGGTACCTATGGGCCTGCTGCAGACGGTGTATCAATAGAAAGCTGTCTAAAGTGTCCTCCTCATCATTACTGTCCCAAACCGGGTTTGTCTGCATTCCTCCCATGTGGACCTGTGGCTCAGCAGCCTCTGTCTGGCCAGGACGCCTGTATCTGCCCAGGAGAGGGACAGAACTTTCAG AGAATTGACGGGCAGTGCCAATGTACCCTCGACTATCAACCGGCCAACAGTGAAgatgtgtgtgtacataaagTGTACAGCATCTGCAGGGATGGAAAAACACGCACTCAGCGTGGCGACTGTTTGGACCGACATGAGTGGTCACTTCACTGCAGGACACAG GTGTGTCCATCTGCAGAAGACTATGAGGGTTACAACGGAGAGCtaggtctgtgtgtgtgcacagaACCTCCTGGGAGAGCTGCGTGTGGGAGCTTATGTAGGAAAAGGCCTGCAACTGAGTTGAAACTCCAGTGCAAGTCCAATGGAGAACTGGAGCTGGTATTGGGTTCTGACAGTCAg GTGTCGGCCTTCTCTGCCACCGTGCTGGAGACGCTCTTTCATCGGTGGGATTCCCACGGGAGCCTGCAGTGTGACAACCATCTCATCCCTTCACGCCCTGTTTACATTGTTCAGACAAGCG AAGCGGGCTTCCTCGGCATCCTTGGCGGCGGCATCCCGGAGGAACTTCAGCAACTGTTTTCGTCCCTTTCGCCACCTG AAGCTTCGGTCCCTCCGTTGGTCATGCGCGTAATGGAAAATATCAGCAGTGATGGTGAGAGCATAAATAATCGTAAAAAGTGGGAATCAAGGGAAAGTCTCACTGGAATTTTCAACCCAACAACATGTCTCCACCTGGGTGATGTTCTACTGTTCACTGTCACCACTCGTGACTATCCTCAATATGATAT TGACAACCTGTACAACACAAACAGCGATTTTGACTGGGGTGCTTTGAGAAAACTGAAAGAGGAGCTGACTATGTCCTGGACACCTCCCGGCTTCTTCTCCATCGTCTTTAACCAGCCCGGAGTTTATGTTTTTAGATTGAGCAGCCATCATTACAAACGCATG TACGTGCGGGTGATGGCTGCGGGCGGCCAATGTTACGAGCCAGGGTCTTTCTTCTCAACAATTCCACGTCACATGACAAGAGTGGGCATCAGGAAGAGAGGAAACCTCTTACTCCGTCCCGACTGGCTGGTGACGGGAGGACTTCTGTTTGGAGCTGCCCTCATCTTGTGTTTATGCGTGATAGTCTTG ATCCTTTTCCATGAGTATGGGTGGCCCGAGAAGAAGCCAATCAGAGCGCGGTATCACTCACGGCAGATGGCCTATCACATGGAAGATTACGCATCAAAGGGTTCAAGGGTGATCTCGCAAATGAAAATTCACAGAAAACAACAAGCTGCAATCAGGCTGACTTCCATTCAACCag AGCCATCGGAGGAGTTTTGGGATTACGAGCACCAGGTGGATCTGGAGGCCTTCAGCAGCAGCACTTTCTACAATTTGCTTCTCAAACACAGCGTGTCGGTCACCGCTCGGCTGGGACAGCTCACCACCGAG GTCAAGGAGCTTTATCAGGGTGTTCTTGAGAAACTATGGCTGCTCCACCCACGCTTGGTGGATGAGGAGAGCACGGGTGATGTTTACGATAAGACGAGGAGGGAGGTGGAGAAGGAGGTGGTCCGCAGGAGGTCTTTGGCTGCACACTTGAAGACGCTGCTCCACACTCAGCTGCAG GTTTTGAGGCGAGAGCAGCAGGCGCAGCAGAAGGTCCACAGTGTGTTCACGGCTCAAGTGCGAGAATGCACCAGAATACTGGGCAAGATCAGCCAGACATCTTATGGACAGCGTCATCAAAA TTTGATCCAGCGGTTAAGGTCCCTGGTGGGTGAGATGGGGGTGCTGGTATCAGCAGAATGCCAGCGCCAGGGGTCCTGGGGGCTCTTGGGTGAAGGCACAGGGGCCAAGCTGCTCTGTCCTGACACAGGCACTGTGCTAAGCAAAGACAGCATCTTTG GTTCTGATGGGTCCTTGCGAGACTGCTGCCCAGCTCATTTTGACGCAGTCACTGGCCTCATTCGACCAAATGCTCACAGCCACATGTTGCTGAGTAGTGGTCACACTATGGCGGTTCCTCCGGATTTCTTCTTGCATCCACAGACAGGCCATGTTCTTCCCATTGCCGGAAATGTGGCCTATGACCCGGAAAGCTCTACTTTGGTGTTCACAACTGATTTATGTGCAG GAGACAACAGGAAATGGGAAAGTCCTCTTATTCCTTTCATTCCATACCCAACCTCCTGCCACTCGAACCAACCTCTGCCCAACATTCGGCTCAGAGGCCTCCGACCAGGTCAAAAACTGCAGCTAGGTGCTCCCATGGCAGACACTGACACTGGGGTCCCAGTACCTATTCTAGCTGTTACCATCCAGCCACAAACGGGTCTGGTCTACCCACTGGGAAAGACACATATATGCCCCATCACCCGTTTGCCACAACCTGTCCAGATCGGCTATCCTATGCTGGATCCTCGGACTGGAAACGTTGTGCTGACTGTCGGCATCAGTCTAGATCTGGTGACAG GTGTTGTGCTGCCAGTAGGGGGAGTCCTGCTAGGTGAGCCCTTTATGGAGCCTCTGAGTGGGAGGATGGCTAGAGTGGGAGGTGCGAGCATCCGAGCCGGGCAGCTGGTACCTCATGCAGGAGGATACCAAACTCTTTTAGACAACAAG GTTCTGGCGGTCATGTTCAAAATAGTAGAGCTCCTGAGGCCCCTGAGTGAGGAGTTGGTGTCAGAACTGGCTTTGCAGCTCCATCAAGGATGTGGTTGGCAAGATCGTCTTGGCGCAGTGGCCGAGGAGCTCCATCTGCACTGGAGGAGGAGTCAGCATTGCCAGCTGCAGCTGCAGACAAGATTGGAGATCCTGCTGGACACCTCAGTGGGCCTGCATCAGGATGGAGGCTCTCTAG GAGAAATGCCTGTGTCAAGCTCAGACATACCAGTACCTGCCTTACTGGGGATGGACTACCCTGACCCAATGGGATCTGGTCTCAGCGTACCCGTGTTGGGGTACCGGGCTGGCCTCATCTCAGGAAGAACAATAGGGCTGGCAGGGACCATGGAGGATCCCGATGGcaatg GTATGGTGGCGATCCGTTATGGCTCTCAGGCAGTTGACCCTGTAACTGCTGTATTGGCTCCGGTGGTGGGCGCCAGGCTGGATGTTCTCACCGACACAGTCGTACCCATCACGGCCTCCTACTGGCAGGCATTGGCGGATCAAACCGACAGCATGCAG GTGGAGGCTCTGGAGAGAGAAGTGTGTGCGCGGAACACTTACTGGCAGCAACAGATGCGGCGGGAGGAGGACATCCTCTCTGATTTGGACTCGGCTGTGTTCCGGTGTTTTCTCAGAGTGATGGAAGTTGGCTGCCATCATGAG CCGCAGGTCCAGTGGTCAGGCAGGTCGCTGAGGGAAGCGGCCGTGGAAATGTACGACTTAGCCCAGTCTGAGGCCCAGAGGAGAGTGGCCCAGCGCGCCAACTTGGCTCTGATCCTTCCTCCGCATGTATTAAACATCCTCAGCCTGG TGGACGAAGAGGAGTGGGATCAACATTGTGTTTGGTACACTGAGTTGGTGTCAGGCCTGGACATGATGGACTTGTGCATGGAGCAGCTGCAACAAGACCAGGACAAATGGAGCACACAAAGAGGAGAAGAGTGGACAGCGAGTGTCCATGTCATG CTCTTTGTGTTCAATTTGTCACCCCAGGACAGAGAGCCGAGACCGGGAGAGATTTGGGAGCAATGTTCTTCCAGACTGTCAGATTTGGACGTTGCTCTCATTAAGCTGCATTTTGTTCGGCACCTTTCCAAGCTGCGCGCTGACACGGCTCAG GAAGTGTTGCGTGGGAACTTCTGGTACAAAGAATATGGCTTGATTCGGTTGTGTCGGCCAAAACCGAGTGGGAACCTCATGAGTTTGCTCCAAAGGAAGATCTTACCTCTGCTGGACAGAATGAACCAGCGATTTGTGGGTGATAAACAGCAAGTCAATCTCAACGCTAACCTCAGTCACCAGCATGCTTTTAGTATTGACCTGCAGCCAGACAGAG aaTGCCGTCCACCAAGTCACGTCACTGTCCCGTCAGTTCCAG AGGAGGAGTGGACAAAACTGCTTGAACTTTCGCCTCTATTCAAGCTCTTGAAAGGGTTGGAGCAAGAGCTGAAAG AAAAAAGCGCCAACATATTTGTGGACGACCTGGAGTGTCAGTGGGAATGCGAGGGAGAGTTGATCCCATTGAGCCCGTCCAGCCTCAACCCGAGAGAATTCCTGGTGTACCAACATGGACTTTTCCTTATGCACACCTTGAATGCACTGCAGCTTGTTTGTAGCATTTCACTCGTTCAAACCATTTCACGATACGCTgtcctgtatttatttatgaggTGCTCACATGGTAGACACACCAACATGGACGTGTTGTGCTTCCCTCCACAGACTCCAACTGTTTCTCTTCAAATAGCTGCGAGTCTTCCCGATAACAACTACTACAACAATGCCTTCAGGAATTCCTTCTTTTATCAG GAAGCAGATGAGACTCTCTTTGTCCGCCGTCAGAGACTCCATTCTGTTGGGGGCTTttccctgctgctgctgcactgTTTGTCCCATATCGCAACCAAGGACTTGATCAACGATTCCGCCCCTGCCTTTGGAAGACTCTTCTGTAAG GTACTGCAGGCATCTCTTGGGGAGCTATTTCAGGCCAAACTGGGCTTGGGTGTCTCCGCACAGGAAGCCCATTGGTCATTTTGGGATGACAAATCCCTTCAGGGACGCTCAAAATCTTTCATTCCTCAAAGCTGTGGAGAATCCTCCGCTTCTCTGCCACAGCCAAGCAGC GGCATGGAGGAACTCGGACAGAAACACAAAGAAGCGTCTCGGGTTTCTCAACTTGAAGGGGTTCTAAGACGAAGAACCTCAGTGGCAGAGGAAGGCCGAAAGCATCCTTTATAA